TTGAGAAATAGCAATCAAGTAAAGGATCATCCAGGCTAATGACAATAAGGCCATGAAAAGGGCAATTAAAATTCAGTAATGAAGACAACAATAGTAACAGATGAAAAGATATCACAGCTAAAAGGTCAAGAAACTTACGGAGCCATCCAGCGGTATGTCCCAGTCTCTGGGGTCATTCCTTCCGTCTGCACCTCAATACGGGCAACCCCAAAATCAGCAATTTTAATTGATTTGTCTGAAAAAATCAAAAGGTTGTCCGATTTCAAGTCCCTGTGAATCAGCCCGAGCCCATGAACATATGCCATCCCCCTTGCAACATCCAAAGCTTGCTTGACTGCTAACTTCAACGGAACTGATCGGCTCTGCCTCTTGATCAAGAATTGCCGTACTGAACCACCCTTAGCATATTCTGTTACAATGCACCAAACCATTGGTTTACGGCAGCCACCGATAAAACGAACTATGTTCGGATGCTTCAACGTAGCCAACATCTTGACTTCCTGTTGAAACTGTTGCTCCATTATCTGAGCCTTTTCTGGGTCATTCTCAGGCCTCTCCAAAATTTTGATAGCAACATCCTCGCCATTGTAAGTACCTCTATATAGCTTCCCAAAAGCACCTTGCGCAAAAGCTTCACCCATGTTTAGCTTTCTTAAGTCAATTGTCCATGCCTCATAATTCTCAAGCCCCTCTGTGACAGAATTGCTGTCCATTAGAGCTCGGGCAAGTTGATCATCACTGAGTGCATGTGTGACTCTTCCGCGATTAACACTTTGTGCAGCAACAGAGTCGTTGTCATTTCTGCGTCGCCGCAGGCCTTGGTGCTTCAAGATGCGAGTGTGGGAATCATTGGTATTTGAAGCAACGCTGCTGTTATCTATAGACATGGCGACAGAGCCTCCATCAACGCTAGTTTGCATACTGTCAGTGGACATGTTAGTACCCTCACCCTCATGAAGTTTGTGGTAAAAGCCTTGAGACAAATCATAATCGTTGTTGTTTAGACCTATAATTCCAGTGAACTTGGCACCACCTTCCAACATTTCCTTCTCCAACAAAAAAAAGCAGAACCTTCCAAGTTGCCCTAATTGTTCAGCATATAGTTTTCTGACCAACaccccctttctctctcaaaaacCTGAAAACAAAATTGACCCACAGAACTTGTAAGTTTTTCCAAGAATGAACCAGACCCAcaatagaaataaaaattaCAGATTCCCATGACTACTCTGCGGAATTATagcgataaaaaaaaaattaaaaaaattatgcaGAGTAAAATCAATCACAACAGTTCTTCCGGAAAAGAACATAGCATACAATTTTGCAAACAAACAAGTGAAAAAGCATTTGAAAAGTCTAGGCAGATGATTGTCCTGAACAACAAGCGATAGGAAATCCAAGTCTAAGAAATGGGAAAATTCTCAAGCTGTCAGCTAAAATTCTGTGAAGCTACAAGAAGAACAGAGATGGAATTTGGTGATTCCATCGGTTAAGCAGGAAACAACGCACCTCAATCGACGACTGCTCAGAGATCGAATGGAAACCGCAACACACGACAGGAAACAAAGACCCTCTTCTTCCCAGTCTTCCCTTTCTTCTATCTCTCTcgctttcctttttttttttttttttcttctttttctttttttttatttctctctagttttcaatACTTAAAtcgacttttgtttttaaatatttattacCCTGGGAAAGTCTTCGGTGTAATCCCTCATACAGTCTCTCacctcttttttcttcctttccttttttattttctagatcACAGAAAACGCCAAAAAACAACAGGCCCAAATCAGAAGAGATAAATGTAAGCTGGTCTCAGCTCTTCTAGGTCTTGAAACCCCATCAAAATCATCCAGGTAGGCTTGAGAGGCATGGATAGGAGGATTCTCAAAAATTATGAGGCCAGGGGCATTGCTCAATGCTTGATTTGACCAAGGCATCTGGAGTTATGTTACATTCACAAAAAACTTGAGTGATTCTGTTTTGCTCCAAAATTGACATAAACTTGAGTTATATTACATTCACTAAAAACTTGAGTGATTCTGGTTTGCTCCAAAATGGACATAAAATGGTAACAACTAGAGATTAGAGAACCTAGAGGATCCAAGGAGAGATAAGGCCTCTGCATTGTTGGACTAGAATGGCAAAATCAAACTCAATTTCGAGCTTAATTAGAGATGTGAAACTTCAGAGCAAGTTTCAAATGAAAGTATAGGCCCCAAGCTTCAACATCCAGAATAGACcgatcataattttttttttttatcactatGATTCCcaaattatttaataaattttattttcattaaatttttgtttcTACAGTATTATTAGAGACCCTCATGGCAATTGGATTGCTGGTTTTCaagttaacgaaaataaaattcattaaataattcagTCAATACTTGTAATTATGACAAACCAAATTTAGTTAGCATGTGGATCCCACAAAATGTACATGTGGCTCGTGAGTCAGCAAAACCATGTAGACTCTAAGAATGACACATGGCAACATATGAAAGTCAACAATAAATGAATACGTTTCGactaaatcaattgatattaagGCAGATcaaccaaatcaaatcaattggCTCCGGaaaaaatcaagtattaaatgtTGTCTACTAATTAGAGGTCaattgaattaaaattgttAATCAAGACGAAAATCAGAGATTAAATTAATTGGCCAAATTTCTTAATAGTTAtgattaaatcaattaattaaggCTAACTAATTCAATTATACTACTAAGGAATACAATTAATTATGTGTCATCAATATGTTTTAAATTGtgagagacgccgacactataaatgccccatctcaaatcaagagaaaagACTTCAGCTAGAGAGAAGAAATCACTCCCAAAATTCAAAAGTCTTCAAGTgtgtgaagaaccctcaagctACAAAATAGCCAATTCCTCACCAACCTTAAGCCAAAGCACTCATCACGTGTCAATCCTCGTGGCCATCGTGCAACTCAAGATCAAGATCGCCCTTGAGTCAAACATACCATTGGAGatagaatcagaggattacccaaaaattgtaacccgcacttaaattattaataaaattattatctttttgTACACATGTCTGCATTCTACTTGTTTTCAGATTTTTGTGTTTACAAATACCTCCAACACCAATCTTTCCAGACAACGAAGCTCTAGTGCCATTAACATTAAGCTTGTAATAATTTGGAGGCCTCATCCAAGAGACCATAGTGAAGTCATAAGTCCTTGCAATTTTGGCTTTGATGATAGCAAGTTTCCATTCCAAAACagattttaaaattattttcccAGGATTATTAGCTAGGCATAGTAAAAGTATCATTAAAAATCAACTTATTTCTGTTgtgaatattatatatatgtggttgTCCATTGTAAATACTCATTAATAAGTCTTTATGATGTAACTATTAATCCTATATAAaagggtctaatgagaatgataCATTTCTATCTCCTCATATCTCTCTTTTATTATttagtttataacacgttatcagcatgtttttcctcttatttttcttttttaccttAAATTCTATGATGACCTATAAGCCTATGGTGTAACATAGTTGCCTATGACTAAGGCTAATGATTTATGAGTTTTTCTCTCATTCTCTACAAACTGCTTTATATATAACATAAATATCTTATATTATCGCATAGTGGATATACGTTTTTCATGTTTATCATCTTTGTTCCTATTACATGtaaacatcaatttttttatgttatcattaacatatatttgtatgtatcttttatataatataattgttgagatttatgttttatatttgattttgagaaCTATTGTTTCAATAGTCAAGACTCGAGTCCGctgaccgagtagtcttagaCCTATGGCTCTATAGACATCACATGAATGTTTTTCTCGTGTTTCCCATGGGATTAATTGTTCATATTTATTAATAGTTCAAAACAtttgtttcgtatatgaattttCTATCATTGTTCATAGAATATATAGTTCTAATACTTATCGATCTTGATATATCTCGTattttctctttgtagaaagATGATGCATCTGACAAAATTAGACTGTGAGCCTCTTGAAAATTTTGGCAAGAACTATTTGAGCTGCGTTCTTGATGCCGAAATTCACCTTATAGCTAACAATTTACTGCACcaaaaaatgaatcagactatagcttttcactgtcgtctgataggCCAAATAGATGTTGTTAATACTCATGCCGTCTGATAGAAGAATAAGACAACAGAagaaatgtgttgtctgatttgcTTTAGTATGAGAGCAAATATGTAAATGTCTGTTATCTGAACACCAGAAAGAATAACAGAACTTGATATCATATATGTTGTCCCAAGCAAAGTCTGTCGACATGAGCCTAACAGAAATGAACTTGTGAAGAGAAGTCAAACAACAAGCCTTGTGCAGAAACTGTTGTCTCTATTAATCTCTACATCAGGATTTAACTTAATTATCTTGAGTTTATTTAAGtaagacaacagaaaattgagaaaatcattGTTTGTTTATATTTGATACAATAGAATACACTATTATGTTGTTGTGTGTTTTCTAATTGGGCAATTGAatatgtttgaaaagtattgtaaTTAGGTGGTTCATACAACAGTTTCTGCATTCCATTTTTTTATGTTCAATTGTTAGTAGTTTTTAGTTGGAATCGAATTGTCTGAGAGAGAATCATACATATCCAAAAACACATCCATTGATTCTAAAACCAATTTATTACATTAGTACTGTGTTCATCCCAACATTAACACATACTAACCCTGCCTATATACTTAAAGGCTAAAAACATAAATTTGTCAACAAATGTGTCCAATGCACATTAACCATATATATACCTAAATTAATCTGTCATCTCCGCTCTATTGCCCCATTTGACATTTTTGCT
Above is a genomic segment from Rosa chinensis cultivar Old Blush chromosome 3, RchiOBHm-V2, whole genome shotgun sequence containing:
- the LOC112192380 gene encoding serine/threonine-protein kinase STY13 encodes the protein MLEGGAKFTGIIGLNNNDYDLSQGFYHKLHEGEGTNMSTDSMQTSVDGGSVAMSIDNSSVASNTNDSHTRILKHQGLRRRRNDNDSVAAQSVNRGRVTHALSDDQLARALMDSNSVTEGLENYEAWTIDLRKLNMGEAFAQGAFGKLYRGTYNGEDVAIKILERPENDPEKAQIMEQQFQQEVKMLATLKHPNIVRFIGGCRKPMVWCIVTEYAKGGSVRQFLIKRQSRSVPLKLAVKQALDVARGMAYVHGLGLIHRDLKSDNLLIFSDKSIKIADFGVARIEVQTEGMTPETGTYRWMAPEMIQHRPYTQKVDVYSFGIVLWELITGMLPFSNMTAVQAAFAVVNKGVRPIIPPDCLTVLGEIMTRCWDANPDARPPFTEVVRMLEIAETEIMTTVRKARFRCCITQPMTAD